In one Vibrio sp. CB1-14 genomic region, the following are encoded:
- the fruB gene encoding fused PTS fructose transporter subunit IIA/HPr protein — MLQLDTNTITLNQSSDNKLNAIKAIAADLTAKGLVQYGYVDGMLNREGQNSTFLGNGIAIPHGTTDTRDLVKQTGVAVHHFPNGVDWGDGNIAYVAIGIAAKSDEHLGILKQLTKILSADGVEQKLKQAKSEKDIIALLNGDVQLEADFDASLIQLNFPASDMVQMAAVAGGLLKNTGGTGAEFVADLVTKSPTHLGKGLWLVSSDKAVTRTGMAFVSTINQCELDGTPVQALIAFAACNNAHQPMLDKITELVFKQEQDKLMSLSTEQVLGFFTGEDVQAADAEDGNVAVFKIKNAHGLHARPGAMLVAEAKKFESSIKVSNLNGDGKAVNAKSLMKVIALGVKHGHELRFSAEGADAAEALEAIGKAIASGLGEG, encoded by the coding sequence ATGCTTCAACTCGACACGAACACGATTACACTGAATCAATCCTCCGATAATAAACTGAATGCTATTAAAGCGATCGCCGCAGACCTTACCGCTAAAGGTTTGGTGCAATATGGTTACGTTGACGGCATGCTAAATCGCGAAGGCCAAAACTCAACGTTTCTTGGTAATGGCATTGCGATCCCGCACGGCACAACCGATACCCGTGATCTGGTTAAGCAAACCGGTGTTGCCGTTCACCACTTCCCTAACGGCGTAGATTGGGGTGATGGCAATATCGCTTATGTCGCGATTGGCATTGCGGCAAAATCTGACGAACACTTAGGTATCCTTAAGCAGCTTACGAAAATCCTATCTGCTGATGGCGTTGAGCAAAAACTTAAGCAAGCGAAAAGCGAAAAAGACATCATCGCCCTTCTAAACGGTGACGTTCAGCTAGAAGCTGACTTTGATGCCTCACTTATCCAACTTAACTTCCCAGCAAGTGACATGGTGCAGATGGCAGCGGTTGCGGGCGGTCTTCTCAAAAACACTGGCGGTACTGGCGCCGAGTTTGTTGCTGATCTCGTCACCAAGTCACCGACTCACCTAGGTAAAGGCCTATGGCTAGTCAGCAGTGATAAAGCGGTTACGCGCACTGGCATGGCATTTGTTTCTACCATCAACCAATGCGAATTAGATGGAACACCAGTGCAAGCGCTGATTGCTTTTGCCGCTTGCAACAATGCTCACCAACCGATGCTAGACAAAATTACTGAACTGGTATTCAAGCAAGAGCAAGACAAACTGATGTCACTCTCTACCGAACAAGTGCTTGGTTTCTTCACTGGCGAAGATGTTCAAGCGGCTGACGCTGAAGATGGCAACGTTGCTGTATTCAAAATCAAAAATGCTCACGGCCTTCATGCTCGCCCTGGCGCCATGTTAGTGGCGGAAGCGAAGAAATTCGAATCGTCTATCAAGGTGTCTAACCTAAATGGCGATGGCAAAGCAGTGAACGCGAAAAGCCTGATGAAAGTGATCGCCCTTGGCGTAAAACACGGCCACGAGCTTCGGTTTAGCGCTGAAGGTGCAGATGCTGCAGAAGCATTAGAAGCGATTGGCAAAGCTATCGCATCGGGTCTGGGTGAAGGCTAA
- the pfkB gene encoding 1-phosphofructokinase — protein sequence MTTTNKVVTITLNPALDLTGSLETLNKGSISLVNQGSLHAAGKGVNVAKVLSDLGANVTVTGFLGTDNQELFCQLFAEMGAQDKFVRVAGSTRINVKLVEQSGDVSDINFPGVEVDAKAIAAFEQTLNELMAEHDYFVFAGSLPRGITPEQCAIWIAHLQQNGKRVLFDSSRDALAKGLDSKPWLIKPNDEELSQFVGRHLTTQAQCLEAAESLSDKGIANIVVSMGAEGVLWLENGEWLQAKPPRMSVVSTVGAGDTLVAGLCWGHMQSKPKTELLSFATALSALAVSQVGVGVASVEEVLSLQQKIELQKLSH from the coding sequence ATGACCACTACGAATAAAGTCGTCACCATCACGCTAAACCCTGCACTGGATCTCACTGGCAGTCTAGAGACTTTGAATAAAGGTTCCATCAGCCTAGTGAACCAAGGTTCTTTGCACGCAGCTGGTAAAGGCGTAAACGTCGCAAAAGTACTTAGCGACTTAGGCGCTAACGTCACGGTTACGGGTTTTCTTGGTACCGATAATCAAGAGCTGTTCTGTCAGCTGTTTGCTGAGATGGGCGCGCAAGACAAATTTGTTCGCGTTGCGGGTTCTACTCGCATCAACGTCAAATTGGTCGAACAAAGCGGCGACGTTAGTGACATCAATTTCCCGGGTGTTGAGGTTGACGCGAAGGCTATCGCCGCATTTGAGCAAACCCTTAATGAGCTAATGGCAGAGCACGATTACTTTGTCTTCGCGGGCAGTTTGCCACGCGGTATCACACCAGAGCAATGTGCGATTTGGATTGCACATCTGCAGCAAAACGGTAAGCGTGTCTTGTTCGATAGCAGTCGCGATGCACTAGCTAAAGGACTGGACTCAAAACCGTGGCTAATTAAGCCAAATGATGAGGAGCTATCACAGTTTGTTGGCCGTCACCTCACCACGCAAGCGCAATGTTTAGAAGCCGCCGAATCACTTTCTGACAAAGGTATTGCCAACATTGTAGTGTCAATGGGCGCCGAAGGTGTGCTGTGGTTAGAAAACGGTGAATGGCTACAAGCAAAACCGCCAAGAATGTCAGTCGTGAGCACTGTTGGTGCTGGTGACACGCTCGTTGCAGGCCTATGTTGGGGCCATATGCAATCTAAGCCGAAAACAGAATTACTTTCTTTTGCAACCGCCTTATCTGCGCTAGCAGTGAGCCAAGTTGGCGTCGGTGTTGCGAGTGTGGAAGAAGTTTTATCCCTACAACAAAAAATAGAGTTACAAAAGCTTAGCCACTAA